One region of Intestinimonas massiliensis (ex Afouda et al. 2020) genomic DNA includes:
- a CDS encoding helix-turn-helix domain-containing protein — MYFRRLADMRNDRDLKQKEVAAYLGLHPDVYGRYEKGKREIPVWDVIKLAEYSRTSTDYLLGRTDDPAPPRA, encoded by the coding sequence ATGTATTTTCGACGTCTGGCCGACATGCGAAATGATCGGGATTTGAAGCAAAAAGAGGTTGCGGCCTATTTAGGCCTGCATCCGGATGTGTATGGCCGCTATGAGAAGGGAAAACGTGAGATCCCGGTCTGGGACGTCATAAAGCTGGCAGAGTATTCCCGGACGAGCACCGACTATCTCCTGGGCCGGACGGACGACCCGGCGCCGCCCCGTGCGTAA
- the alaS gene encoding alanine--tRNA ligase: protein MPTRKYGLNELREMFLSFFETKGHLRLPSFSLIPQNDPSLLLINSGMAPMKPWFTGEQEPPRHRVTTCQKCIRTGDIDNIGHTARHGTYFEMLGNFSFGDYFKKDAIHWAWEFLTSPEWVGLDPDRLYPSVFAGNETTPADDEAFRIWNEEIGIPAGRIFKFGKEDNFWEHGSGPCGPCSEIYYDRGEKYGCGQPGCTVGCECDRYIEVWNVVFSQFDNDGEGHYTELKQKNIDTGMGLERLAVVCQDVDSLFDVDTVMNITNKVSEITGAHYGQTREKDVSLRVITDHIRSATFMICDGVLPSNEGRGYVLRRLLRRAARHGKLLGVNEPFLYEVCDTVIHENEGHYPELRERQEYITKVIRTEEENFARTIDGGMRIFSDLLAGHKAKGETVFSGADAFRLYDTYGFPIDLTIEMVEEQGMSVDQAGFQKLMQEQKERARKAREALGDLGWAGVEFGKDVPETEFVGYEHTTFPGAKVVALVVENEPAEELMPGVEGIVVLDKTPFYAEMGGQVADHGQIVIAGDRGVCFEVTDVQKNKGGKYMHYGKLLEGVLKVGDAVCAQIDGQRRKAVMRAHSATHLLDKALRTVLGDHVQQAGSLVEPDRLRFDFTHFSAMTVEELQQVEVMVNDAILEGYPIRTDVLPIEEAKKRGAIALFGEKYGDTVRVVDMGGGYSVEFCGGTHLDNTAKAGPFHIESEFSVASGVRRIEATTGRATLECMHSHCCTINAMAETLKAKPADLVSKAAQEIQEIRALRHAVEAFKAREAVGEAGRFLMGAKSVGGLKVVTATLDDADADRLRKMGDFLRDKDQTVVAVLSAVREEKITFLAVCGKEAVAKGIKAGDIIRSVTAVCGGKGGGRPDSAMGGGTDVLKLDDALASVDDFVHAKLGL, encoded by the coding sequence ATGCCCACCAGGAAGTACGGCCTCAACGAGCTGCGCGAGATGTTCCTCAGCTTTTTTGAGACCAAAGGCCATCTGCGCCTGCCCAGCTTTTCCCTGATTCCCCAGAACGACCCGTCCCTGCTGCTCATCAACTCCGGCATGGCCCCCATGAAGCCCTGGTTCACCGGCGAGCAGGAGCCGCCCCGCCATCGGGTGACCACCTGCCAGAAGTGCATCCGCACCGGCGACATCGACAACATCGGCCATACCGCCCGCCACGGCACCTATTTCGAGATGCTGGGCAACTTCTCCTTTGGCGACTACTTCAAAAAGGACGCCATCCACTGGGCCTGGGAGTTCCTGACCTCCCCCGAGTGGGTGGGGCTGGACCCGGACCGGCTGTACCCCTCCGTTTTCGCCGGCAACGAGACCACCCCCGCCGACGATGAGGCCTTCCGGATCTGGAACGAGGAGATCGGTATCCCCGCCGGGCGCATCTTCAAGTTCGGCAAGGAGGACAACTTCTGGGAGCACGGCTCCGGCCCCTGCGGCCCCTGTTCTGAAATCTATTACGACCGGGGGGAGAAGTACGGCTGCGGCCAGCCGGGCTGTACGGTGGGCTGCGAGTGCGACCGATATATCGAGGTCTGGAACGTGGTATTCTCCCAGTTTGACAACGACGGCGAGGGCCACTACACCGAGCTCAAGCAGAAGAACATCGACACCGGCATGGGCCTGGAGCGCCTGGCGGTGGTGTGCCAGGACGTGGACTCCCTCTTCGATGTGGACACCGTCATGAACATCACCAACAAGGTGTCGGAGATCACCGGGGCCCACTACGGGCAGACCAGGGAGAAGGACGTCTCCCTGCGGGTCATCACCGACCACATCCGCTCGGCCACCTTTATGATCTGCGACGGCGTGCTCCCCTCCAACGAGGGCCGGGGCTACGTTCTGCGCCGCCTGCTGCGCCGGGCGGCCCGCCATGGCAAGCTGCTGGGCGTCAACGAGCCCTTCCTGTACGAAGTGTGCGATACCGTCATCCATGAAAACGAGGGACACTATCCCGAGCTGCGGGAGCGGCAGGAGTATATCACCAAGGTCATCCGGACGGAGGAGGAGAACTTCGCCCGCACCATCGACGGCGGCATGAGGATTTTCAGCGACCTGCTGGCCGGACACAAGGCCAAGGGGGAGACGGTGTTCTCCGGGGCCGACGCCTTCAGGCTGTATGACACCTACGGCTTCCCCATCGACCTGACCATCGAGATGGTGGAAGAACAGGGCATGAGCGTGGACCAGGCGGGCTTCCAGAAGCTGATGCAGGAGCAGAAGGAGCGGGCCCGGAAGGCCCGGGAGGCCCTGGGCGACCTGGGCTGGGCCGGTGTGGAGTTCGGCAAGGACGTGCCCGAGACTGAATTTGTGGGCTATGAGCACACCACCTTCCCCGGGGCCAAGGTGGTGGCCCTGGTGGTGGAAAACGAGCCGGCTGAGGAGCTGATGCCCGGCGTGGAGGGCATCGTGGTGCTGGACAAGACCCCCTTCTACGCCGAGATGGGCGGCCAGGTGGCCGACCACGGGCAGATCGTCATTGCCGGCGACCGGGGCGTCTGCTTTGAAGTGACCGACGTGCAGAAGAACAAGGGCGGCAAGTATATGCACTACGGCAAGCTGTTGGAGGGCGTTTTGAAGGTAGGCGACGCCGTCTGCGCCCAGATCGACGGCCAGCGCCGCAAGGCCGTCATGCGCGCCCACTCGGCCACCCATCTGCTGGATAAGGCCCTGCGCACCGTGCTGGGCGACCACGTTCAGCAGGCCGGCTCCCTGGTGGAGCCCGACCGGCTGCGCTTCGACTTCACCCACTTCTCCGCCATGACGGTCGAAGAGCTTCAGCAGGTGGAGGTCATGGTGAACGACGCAATCCTGGAGGGCTATCCCATCCGCACCGACGTGCTGCCCATCGAGGAGGCCAAAAAGAGGGGTGCCATCGCCCTGTTCGGCGAGAAGTACGGCGACACCGTCCGGGTGGTGGACATGGGCGGCGGCTATTCCGTGGAGTTCTGCGGCGGCACCCACCTGGACAATACCGCAAAGGCCGGGCCGTTCCACATTGAAAGCGAGTTTTCCGTGGCCAGCGGCGTGCGCCGGATTGAGGCCACCACTGGCCGTGCCACATTGGAGTGTATGCACAGCCACTGCTGTACGATCAACGCTATGGCGGAGACGCTGAAGGCCAAGCCGGCGGACCTTGTTTCCAAGGCCGCGCAGGAGATCCAGGAGATCCGGGCGCTGCGCCATGCGGTGGAGGCCTTCAAGGCCCGCGAGGCCGTGGGCGAGGCGGGCCGCTTCCTCATGGGGGCCAAGAGTGTGGGCGGCCTGAAGGTCGTCACCGCCACGCTGGACGACGCCGACGCCGACCGCCTGCGCAAGATGGGCGATTTCCTGCGGGACAAGGACCAGACCGTGGTGGCCGTGCTCTCCGCCGTGCGGGAGGAGAAAATCACCTTCCTGGCCGTCTGCGGCAAGGAGGCGGTGGCCAAGGGAATCAAGGCCGGCGATATCATCCGGTCCGTCACGGCCGTCTGCGGCGGCAAGGGCGGCGGCAGGCCCGACTCCGCCATGGGCGGGGGCACCGACGTGCTCAAGCTGGACGACGCGCTGGCCTCTGTGGACGACTTTGTCCACGCCAAGCTGGGGCTGTAA
- a CDS encoding ATP-dependent DNA helicase RecG, whose product MELNTPLTALPGVGPARARSLEKLGLRTVGDLLGYYPRDYEDRTKRYAIAQAPADTPVCVSAMVAETPRLSRIRKGLELTRVKVVDGSAAMTLTFFNQSYVRDALVPGQEYIFYGRVEGDRGGRQMTNPVFEREDRARFTGRILPVYPLTAGVSNNLLAGLAQRAVEECACQVAETLPADLLEAHDLAPAEFSCRSIHFPQDFDALARAKRRLVFEELFTLSAGLALLRQRRSGGEGPAFPACDPADFYALLPFAPTEAQRRTISECAADLTSGRPMNRLVQGDVGSGKTAVAAACAWMAFRSGWQAAMMAPTEILAEQHCRSLSALLAPAGMRVGLLTGSMRAGEKKRVYAALEAGEIDFVVGTHALLSGPVAFRRLGLVVADEQQRFGVEQRAALAAKANTPDCPPEAGRRLCGEGRGDSVPPAANGMDGVPTAACRCREVEQRAALAAKGEKKIRPHVLVMSATPIPRTLALIIYGDLDVSVIDQLPPGRLPVKTVLVGESKRQRMYGFVREQIRQGRQAYIVCPAIETDPESAAADLKRVVEYAEGLQKQVFPDLRVGLVHGRMKAKDKEAAMAAFARGETHILVSTTVVEVGVDVANATLMIVENADRYGLSQLHQLRGRVGRGEHQSWCVLVSDNRSPETRARLKVLVDTADGFRIAEEDLKLRGPGDFFGRRQHGLPALRMADLNTDTRVLKEARDAAAALLSADPDLSRPEHRPLLEKVRRLFEENPDMFN is encoded by the coding sequence ATGGAGCTGAATACCCCCCTGACGGCCCTGCCCGGAGTGGGCCCCGCCCGGGCCAGGAGCCTGGAAAAGCTGGGCTTGAGAACGGTGGGGGATCTGCTGGGCTACTACCCCCGGGACTATGAGGACCGGACCAAGCGGTACGCCATCGCCCAGGCCCCGGCGGATACGCCGGTGTGCGTTTCCGCCATGGTGGCCGAGACGCCGCGGCTCTCCCGCATCCGAAAGGGACTGGAGCTGACCCGGGTAAAGGTGGTGGACGGCTCCGCCGCCATGACCCTTACCTTCTTCAATCAGAGCTACGTCAGAGATGCCCTGGTCCCCGGGCAGGAGTACATTTTCTACGGCCGGGTGGAGGGGGACCGGGGGGGCCGCCAGATGACCAACCCGGTGTTCGAGCGGGAGGACCGGGCCCGGTTTACCGGGCGCATCCTGCCGGTCTATCCCCTGACGGCGGGGGTGTCCAACAACCTGCTGGCCGGCCTGGCCCAGCGGGCGGTGGAGGAGTGCGCCTGCCAGGTGGCCGAGACCCTGCCCGCGGATCTACTGGAGGCCCATGACCTGGCCCCGGCGGAGTTCTCCTGCCGCAGTATCCACTTTCCCCAGGACTTTGACGCCCTGGCCCGGGCCAAACGGCGGCTGGTGTTTGAGGAGCTCTTCACCCTATCCGCCGGCCTGGCCCTGTTGCGCCAGCGCCGCAGCGGGGGGGAGGGGCCGGCCTTTCCGGCCTGCGACCCGGCGGACTTTTATGCTCTGCTGCCCTTTGCGCCCACGGAGGCCCAGCGGCGGACCATCTCCGAGTGCGCCGCCGATCTGACCTCGGGACGGCCCATGAACCGGCTGGTCCAGGGGGACGTGGGCTCGGGCAAGACGGCGGTGGCCGCGGCCTGTGCCTGGATGGCCTTCCGCAGCGGCTGGCAGGCGGCCATGATGGCCCCCACTGAGATCCTGGCCGAGCAGCACTGCCGCTCCCTGTCGGCGCTGCTCGCCCCGGCTGGGATGCGGGTGGGACTGCTCACCGGCAGTATGCGGGCCGGAGAAAAAAAGAGGGTCTATGCCGCCCTGGAGGCGGGGGAGATTGACTTCGTGGTGGGGACCCACGCTTTGCTGTCCGGACCGGTGGCCTTCCGGCGGCTGGGCCTGGTGGTGGCCGACGAGCAGCAACGCTTCGGCGTGGAGCAGCGGGCGGCCCTGGCCGCCAAGGCGAACACGCCGGATTGCCCGCCCGAGGCGGGCCGCCGCCTGTGCGGCGAAGGCCGGGGGGATTCAGTTCCCCCGGCCGCAAATGGAATGGATGGGGTCCCTACAGCGGCATGCCGCTGTAGGGAAGTGGAGCAGCGGGCGGCCTTGGCCGCCAAGGGCGAGAAAAAAATTCGCCCCCATGTGCTGGTCATGTCGGCCACCCCCATCCCCCGCACCCTGGCCCTTATCATCTACGGGGACCTGGACGTGTCGGTCATCGACCAGCTTCCGCCGGGCCGCCTTCCGGTGAAAACGGTGCTGGTGGGGGAATCCAAACGGCAGCGGATGTACGGCTTTGTCCGCGAGCAGATCCGCCAGGGGCGGCAGGCCTACATCGTCTGCCCCGCCATCGAGACCGACCCGGAGAGCGCCGCCGCCGATCTGAAGCGGGTGGTGGAGTACGCAGAAGGGCTGCAAAAGCAGGTGTTCCCCGACCTGCGGGTGGGGCTGGTCCACGGCAGGATGAAAGCGAAGGACAAGGAGGCGGCCATGGCCGCCTTCGCCCGGGGGGAGACCCATATCCTGGTGTCCACCACCGTCGTCGAGGTGGGGGTGGACGTGGCCAACGCCACGCTGATGATCGTGGAAAACGCCGACCGTTACGGCCTGAGCCAGCTCCACCAGCTCCGGGGCCGGGTGGGCCGGGGGGAGCACCAGTCCTGGTGCGTGCTGGTCAGCGACAACCGCAGCCCGGAGACCCGGGCCCGGCTCAAGGTGCTGGTGGACACCGCCGACGGCTTCCGGATCGCCGAGGAGGACCTGAAGCTCCGCGGGCCCGGCGACTTTTTCGGCCGCCGACAGCACGGCCTGCCCGCGCTGCGCATGGCCGACCTGAACACCGACACCCGGGTGCTCAAGGAGGCCCGGGACGCCGCGGCGGCGCTGCTCTCCGCCGACCCGGATCTGTCCCGTCCGGAGCACCGGCCTTTACTGGAGAAGGTGCGGCGGCTGTTCGAGGAAAATCCCGATATGTTCAATTGA
- the holA gene encoding DNA polymerase III subunit delta, with translation MPPKQSGDSAAYKQLKQDIAAGTIGRLYVFHGEEAYLRDYYLGQMKTKLVPAGLEEFNLHTVQGRDCDPKRLAQEIDALPMMSPRTMVLVYDYDLFKAPAGDKEALTALFADLPDYVCLVFIYDLIEYKPDARTKLAAALKQQGAAVKFTRQEQGDLVDWIRRRFRALDHDIDSELARYLIFLCGDLMNGLISEIGKIGSYASHRVVTRADIDAVATPQLDAVVFQMTDAIAAGNFDKAASVLGDLLHMGEPPIKLLSVLGRQLRQLYSARLALESRKGSGYVAQLWAMRSAYPAQKLTDAARRFDRNWCRMAVTEAAKADLAMKSVSGADGEELLIELLLKLANTKPKTGIA, from the coding sequence ATGCCGCCAAAACAGAGCGGGGACAGCGCCGCCTACAAACAGCTCAAGCAGGATATCGCCGCCGGGACCATCGGCCGGCTGTATGTGTTCCACGGGGAGGAGGCCTACCTCCGGGACTATTATCTGGGCCAGATGAAGACCAAATTGGTGCCCGCCGGGCTGGAGGAGTTCAACCTCCACACGGTGCAGGGCAGGGACTGCGACCCCAAACGGCTGGCCCAGGAGATCGACGCCCTGCCCATGATGAGCCCAAGGACCATGGTGCTGGTGTACGATTATGACCTGTTCAAGGCCCCGGCGGGGGACAAGGAGGCCCTGACGGCCCTGTTCGCCGACCTGCCGGACTATGTATGCCTGGTGTTCATCTACGATCTCATCGAGTATAAGCCCGACGCCCGGACCAAGCTGGCCGCCGCCCTCAAGCAGCAGGGCGCCGCCGTGAAGTTTACCCGGCAGGAGCAGGGGGACCTGGTGGACTGGATCCGCCGCCGCTTCCGGGCCCTGGACCACGACATTGACTCCGAGCTGGCCCGGTATCTCATCTTCCTGTGCGGGGACCTGATGAACGGGCTCATCTCGGAGATCGGCAAAATCGGCTCCTACGCCAGCCACAGGGTCGTCACCCGCGCCGACATCGACGCCGTGGCCACCCCCCAACTGGACGCGGTGGTGTTCCAGATGACCGACGCCATCGCCGCCGGGAACTTCGACAAAGCCGCCTCGGTGCTGGGGGACCTGCTCCACATGGGGGAGCCTCCCATCAAGCTCCTGAGCGTGCTGGGCCGGCAGCTTCGGCAGCTCTACTCCGCCCGGCTGGCCCTGGAGAGCCGGAAGGGCAGCGGGTATGTGGCCCAGCTCTGGGCCATGCGCTCGGCCTACCCGGCCCAGAAGCTCACCGACGCCGCCCGGCGGTTCGACCGGAACTGGTGCCGCATGGCGGTGACCGAGGCGGCCAAAGCCGACCTGGCCATGAAATCGGTTTCGGGGGCCGATGGGGAAGAGCTGCTGATCGAGCTGCTTTTGAAGCTGGCCAACACAAAGCCGAAAACCGGCATCGCGTGA
- a CDS encoding C-GCAxxG-C-C family protein, with product MTKLERARELRADTARHYNCCQSVVLPFAEELGLDEEAVLKLAEHFGSGMRRGSVCGAVTGGLMALGLMGKSGSQDAQAFQRAFREGSQYLDCAELLKCAKERGEEKKEHCDRMVFLAVELVEEMLKN from the coding sequence ATGACTAAGTTGGAACGGGCCCGGGAGCTTCGGGCCGACACCGCCCGGCACTACAACTGCTGCCAGTCGGTGGTGCTGCCCTTCGCCGAGGAGCTGGGGCTGGACGAGGAGGCCGTTTTGAAGCTGGCCGAGCATTTTGGCTCCGGGATGCGGCGCGGCTCGGTGTGCGGGGCGGTGACCGGGGGGCTGATGGCCCTGGGCCTCATGGGAAAGAGCGGCAGTCAGGACGCGCAGGCCTTCCAGCGGGCTTTTCGGGAGGGGTCCCAGTATCTGGACTGCGCCGAACTGCTCAAATGCGCCAAAGAGCGCGGGGAGGAGAAAAAGGAGCATTGCGACCGGATGGTGTTCCTGGCGGTGGAGCTGGTGGAGGAAATGCTGAAAAATTGA
- a CDS encoding DNA internalization-related competence protein ComEC/Rec2: protein MRKLFCFSAAFAAAVFALRYGAAPLVLLALPAALWRREDRALRAGLVCLGLIAGLLWCRGYDALVRAPARALENTWAEVSATVEDWPRETSHGVSVTVRVHTPSGPDAKALLYADENYAWLSPGDGLTFTARFRPADRVRGAADETCPARGVFLRAYANGEALTVERPDRVPLRYWPAQWAGGLRRTVESLFPSEVSPLIRALLTGDKARLSDADYGALQRAGLAHTVAVSGLHISFLVWVAVQLLGRNRRRTALLALPLLAFYALAVGGSPSVVRAVVMQGLLLLAPLLGRETDPPTSLAFALLLLLVQNPYAAHSVSLQLSFAAVVGLLAFSGRLEGFLWDKLDLKPARKGWKRWRNKAVRLLVTTFSGTCGALAFSTPLAAWQFGSASLIAPLSNLLCLWCVELVFTLGLTAAALGMAVPAMGGALAALVTPFARWLLWMARHLADLPFASLSLTSPYLTAWLAFVYGVFLLCCVWRRQRRYVLPVCACVCTLCVCLVLTRLADTAPRLTLVALDVGQGQSTLLRCGARTALVDCGGSEGNAGDRAADYLRDRGRDSLDLLVLTHFHADHANGVAELLERVRVDVLAVPDVEPDDPLRRELLALAEEKGTQVWLVREDARLAFGSAELTLYAPLGAGEANEEGLSLLCRAGDFTALFTGDMGADIEARLVKYGDLPQVDVLAVGHHGSKNATSQLLLEAVSPETALVSVGYNTYGHPSPETLLRLDGADCVIYRTDLQGTITVTVG from the coding sequence GTGCGTAAGCTCTTCTGCTTCTCGGCCGCCTTCGCCGCGGCGGTCTTTGCCCTGCGCTACGGCGCGGCCCCGCTGGTCCTGCTGGCCCTCCCCGCTGCCCTGTGGCGGAGAGAAGACCGGGCGCTGCGGGCCGGGCTGGTCTGCCTGGGCCTGATTGCGGGCCTTTTGTGGTGCCGGGGCTACGACGCCCTTGTACGCGCCCCCGCCCGGGCCCTGGAGAACACCTGGGCGGAGGTCTCCGCCACGGTGGAGGACTGGCCCCGGGAGACCTCCCACGGCGTTTCGGTCACCGTCCGGGTCCACACTCCGTCGGGTCCTGACGCGAAGGCCCTCCTCTACGCGGACGAGAACTATGCCTGGCTCTCCCCCGGCGACGGACTGACCTTCACCGCCCGGTTCCGCCCGGCGGATCGGGTCCGGGGCGCGGCCGACGAGACCTGCCCCGCCCGGGGCGTCTTCCTGCGGGCCTACGCCAATGGGGAGGCGCTGACGGTGGAGCGCCCGGACCGGGTGCCCCTTCGATACTGGCCCGCCCAGTGGGCCGGGGGCCTGCGGCGGACTGTGGAGTCCCTCTTCCCGTCGGAGGTGTCGCCCCTGATCCGGGCCCTCCTCACCGGCGACAAGGCCAGGCTGTCCGACGCGGACTACGGGGCCCTCCAGCGCGCCGGGCTGGCCCATACCGTGGCGGTCTCCGGCCTGCACATCTCCTTTCTGGTGTGGGTGGCCGTCCAGCTCCTGGGGCGGAACCGCCGCCGCACTGCCCTCCTGGCCCTGCCGCTGCTGGCCTTCTACGCCCTGGCGGTGGGGGGCTCCCCCTCGGTGGTCCGGGCAGTGGTGATGCAGGGGCTGCTGCTCCTGGCCCCGCTGCTGGGCCGGGAGACCGATCCGCCCACCAGTCTGGCCTTCGCCCTGCTCCTGCTGCTGGTCCAGAACCCCTACGCCGCCCACAGCGTCAGCCTCCAGCTCTCCTTCGCCGCCGTGGTGGGGCTCTTGGCCTTTTCCGGGCGGCTGGAGGGCTTTCTGTGGGACAAGCTGGACCTGAAACCGGCCCGGAAGGGCTGGAAGCGCTGGCGCAACAAGGCCGTCCGCCTGCTGGTGACCACCTTTTCCGGCACCTGCGGGGCCCTGGCCTTCTCCACACCCCTGGCGGCCTGGCAGTTCGGCTCGGCCTCTCTGATCGCCCCACTGTCCAACCTGCTGTGCCTGTGGTGTGTGGAGTTGGTGTTCACCCTGGGCCTGACGGCGGCGGCTCTGGGCATGGCCGTTCCCGCCATGGGCGGAGCGCTGGCCGCGCTGGTCACGCCTTTTGCCCGCTGGCTGCTGTGGATGGCCCGGCACTTGGCGGACCTGCCCTTCGCCTCCCTGTCTCTCACCAGCCCCTATCTGACGGCCTGGCTGGCCTTTGTCTACGGCGTTTTCTTGCTGTGCTGCGTCTGGCGGCGGCAGCGGCGGTATGTGCTGCCCGTCTGCGCCTGCGTCTGCACCCTGTGCGTCTGCCTGGTGCTGACCCGGCTGGCCGACACCGCGCCCCGGCTCACCCTGGTGGCGCTGGACGTGGGCCAGGGGCAGAGCACTCTGCTGCGCTGCGGGGCGCGGACCGCCCTGGTGGACTGCGGCGGCAGCGAGGGCAATGCCGGGGACCGGGCGGCGGACTACCTGCGGGACCGGGGGCGGGACTCTCTGGACCTGCTGGTGCTGACCCACTTCCACGCCGACCACGCCAACGGAGTGGCCGAGCTGCTGGAGCGGGTGCGGGTGGACGTGCTGGCCGTCCCGGACGTGGAGCCGGACGACCCTCTGCGGCGGGAGCTGCTGGCCCTGGCGGAGGAAAAGGGAACCCAGGTCTGGCTGGTGCGGGAGGACGCCCGGCTGGCCTTCGGCTCCGCCGAGCTGACCCTCTACGCCCCGCTGGGGGCGGGGGAGGCCAACGAGGAGGGCTTGTCCCTGCTGTGCCGGGCAGGGGACTTCACCGCCCTGTTCACCGGGGATATGGGGGCCGACATCGAGGCCCGGCTGGTGAAGTACGGGGACCTGCCCCAGGTGGATGTGCTGGCGGTGGGGCACCACGGCTCAAAGAACGCCACATCCCAGCTTCTGTTGGAGGCCGTCTCACCGGAGACCGCTCTGGTCTCGGTGGGGTATAATACTTACGGACACCCGTCGCCGGAGACCCTGCTCCGGCTGGACGGGGCGGACTGCGTGATCTACCGCACCGACCTGCAGGGGACCATCACCGTTACGGTGGGCTAA
- a CDS encoding toprim domain-containing protein, whose translation MFRIQEAIVVEGRYDKNTLSQLVDTVILETAGFGVFQNAELVALLRRLARTRGLIVLTDSDGAGFLIRGHLKSALPAQGVKHAYIPDVPGKERRKRAPGKEGKLGVEGMSPAVLEAVLRRAGATFLDEPDAAAQTSPPITKADLFALGLSGGPGAAERRGVLLEKLDLPEHLSPNALLPVLNALYTRDAFLQEEEEWS comes from the coding sequence GTGTTCCGCATCCAGGAGGCCATCGTGGTGGAGGGCCGCTATGATAAAAACACCCTGTCCCAGCTGGTGGACACGGTCATACTGGAGACCGCCGGCTTCGGCGTGTTCCAAAACGCCGAGCTGGTGGCCCTGCTGCGCCGTCTGGCCCGGACCCGGGGGCTGATCGTCCTCACCGACTCCGATGGGGCGGGCTTTCTCATCCGCGGCCACCTGAAAAGCGCCCTGCCCGCCCAGGGGGTAAAGCACGCCTATATTCCCGACGTGCCCGGCAAGGAGCGCCGCAAGCGCGCCCCCGGCAAGGAGGGCAAGCTGGGGGTGGAGGGCATGTCCCCGGCGGTGCTGGAGGCTGTGCTCCGCCGGGCGGGGGCCACCTTTCTGGACGAGCCGGACGCCGCCGCCCAGACCTCCCCGCCCATCACCAAGGCCGATCTGTTCGCGCTGGGGCTCTCCGGCGGGCCGGGGGCGGCGGAGCGGCGGGGGGTGCTGCTGGAAAAACTGGACCTGCCGGAGCATCTGTCCCCCAATGCCCTGCTGCCGGTCCTCAACGCACTGTATACAAGAGATGCGTTTCTACAAGAGGAAGAGGAATGGAGCTGA
- a CDS encoding DUF4177 domain-containing protein, with translation MYEYKYVNLLSDGVAAAKFQEHRAIIDQHAAQGWRYAGCIPTHISGSGVLCNLDLIFEREKEEFCHD, from the coding sequence ATGTACGAGTACAAATACGTAAACCTGCTGTCCGACGGCGTGGCCGCCGCCAAGTTCCAGGAGCACCGGGCGATCATCGACCAGCACGCCGCCCAGGGCTGGCGGTACGCCGGCTGTATCCCCACCCACATCAGCGGCAGCGGGGTGCTGTGCAACCTGGATCTGATTTTTGAACGGGAAAAGGAGGAATTCTGTCATGACTAA
- a CDS encoding histidine triad nucleotide-binding protein yields the protein MSDCLFCKIIAGEIPSSRVYEDELCYAFYDIDPQAPTHFLVIPKEHIGSCGEIGPENAAVVGHIFQVISRLAGELGMESFRVVSNCGEQAGQSVHHLHFHVLAGRDMTWPPG from the coding sequence ATGAGTGACTGCCTGTTTTGCAAGATCATCGCGGGGGAGATTCCCTCTTCCAGGGTCTATGAGGACGAGCTGTGCTACGCCTTCTACGACATCGACCCGCAGGCCCCCACCCATTTCCTGGTGATCCCCAAGGAGCACATCGGCTCCTGCGGGGAGATCGGGCCGGAGAATGCCGCCGTGGTGGGCCATATCTTCCAGGTCATCTCCAGGCTGGCCGGGGAGCTGGGCATGGAGAGCTTCCGGGTGGTGTCCAACTGCGGCGAGCAGGCGGGTCAGTCCGTCCACCATCTGCACTTCCATGTGCTGGCGGGACGGGATATGACCTGGCCGCCGGGCTGA